The nucleotide sequence CGCGGACCGCCTCCATGGGCCGATCCAAGTCGGCGGCGGCAAGGCCGGCAAAACGGTTGGGGTGCAATCTGATCCACTCGGCGACCTCGTCGTTGGAGACCAGGTCCTGGCCGCCCGGTCCCTGCCACGCGCTGAGCAAGCCGAGGTCAACGTTGGCCGCGTCCATGGACGCGATGGTCGCCTCGATTGGGATGTCGGTGTCCGGTATTGACCCGCCGGTCCAACGCCGCAGCGAGGCCAAGAAGTCGCTGCGCAGGAACCGTTGCGTCGGATGCTGCATCCACACGTCGATCGTCATCGCGATTCGACTTTAGACCCCGGGTCACACGGCCAGTGCGGCGCGGGCGGCGGCACGGGTGCGCGCCGCATACTCCCCGCCAAACAGCACGACGTGCGCGAGCAGCGGGAAGAGCTGGTGTAGCCCGATCCGGTTGCGCCAGCCGGGTTTCAGCGGCTGCACCCGCTGGTAGCCGGTGATGATCGCGTCGTAGTGCGGGCAGCCGAACAGCGCCAGCATCGCCAGGTCGGTCTCGCGGTGACCGGCGTGCGCGGCGGGGTCGATCAGCACCACCCCGTCGGGTGTCCACATCACGTTGCCGCCCCACAGGTCGCCATGCAGCCGCGCTGGGCGGTCCGCTTCGTCATCAGAATCGAAGTCGCCGGCGCGGCAACGCGCCGCGACCTCAGAGATCGTGGCCCGGGTTGCCACATCGAGTTGCGGCGCGGCGAGCTCGGCCATCGGGGCCAGCCGCTCGTCGGCGTAGAACTCGCCCCAACGCTGGTGCGGCCGCAATGACATCGGCAGCGGCTGCTGTAGTGGCCCGAAGAACCCGGGCCCGTCCCAGCCGTCGGGACCCACACCGAACGCCGGGGCGCCGGCGCCGTGGGTGGTGGCGAGTTGGCGGCCGAACGCGTGCGCGGCTTCGGCGCTCGGACTGACCGACTGGAGTCGCCGCAGCGTCAGGCTCCCGGCATCGACGGAGACGACCTGCGCACAGGGCACGCCGCCGTCGACGCTGGAAAGCCAGCGCAGCCCTGAGGCTTCCCAAGCGAAATAATTGGCGGGCGCGCCCGGATGACTCTTGACGAAATCAGTCACGCAGTCGCGTGAGCGGCATGCACATCGTCGGCCGGGCGCGCCTCGGTCTGCTCCTTGGCCCAGCGGTAGTCCGGCTTGCCGGCCGGCGAGCGCTTGACCTCGTCGACGAGCCAAAGACTGCGCGGCACTTTGTATCCCGCGATCTCGGAGCGCACGAAGCTGTCCAGCTCGGCCAGCGCGGGCCGGGTACCGGGCCGGGGCTGAACGACGGCGGCCACATGCTGGCCGTACCGGGCGTCGGGCACGCCGACCACCAGCGCGTCGAAGACGTCGGGGTGGCCCTTGAGGGCGGCCTCGACCTCCTCGGGGTAGATCTTCTCGCCGCCGCTGTTGATCGACACCGAGCCGCGGCCCAGCATCGTGACGGTGCCGTCCTCCTCGACCTGCGCGTAGTCCCCCGGGATGGCGTAGCGGACGCCGTTGATGGTCCGAAACGTTTCGGCGGTCTTCTTCTCGTCCTTGTAGTAGCCGACCGGGATGTTGCCCTTCTTGGCGATGAAGCCGCGCACGCCGGAGCCGGGCTTGACCTCGTTGCCGTCGTCGTCGAGGACGACGGTGCGGTGGTCGATGGTCACCCGCGGGCCGCCGCTGTGCGGCGCGTCCTTGGCGACGATGCTGGTGCCGCCAAACCCGGTCTCCGAGGAGCCAATTGAGTCGGTGATGACCCGATTGGGCAGCAACTCGAGCAGCTTCTCCTTGATGCTCGGCGAAAACAGCGCCGCGGTGCTGGCGAGCAGGAACAGCGACGACAGGTCATAGTCGTTATCCTTCTGCAGCGCGTCCAGCAGCGGGCGCGCCATCGCGTCGCCGGTGAAGAACAACAGGTTGACCTTGTGTTTGTGGATCGTGCGCCACACCTCGTCGGCGTTGAACTCCGGTTCGAGGACGGTGGTGTGGCCACCGAACAGCGACATCCAGGTGGAGGACTGGGTGGCGCCGTGGATCATCGGCGGAATCGGATAGCGGATCATGGGCTCGCTGGCGGCCGCAGCCTTGGCCAGGTCGTACTCGTCCTTGACGAATTCGCCTGTGGCGAAGTCGGTTCCACCGAACAGCACCCGGTATATGTCCTCGTGGCGCCACATCACGCCCTTAGGGAACCCCGTCGTGCCACCCGTATACAGCAGGTAGATGTCGTCGGCGCTGCGCGGCCCGAAGTCGCGTTCGGGCGACCCCTGCGCGATCGCGTCGTAGAACTCGACGCCGCCGTACCGCTGGAAGTCTTTGTCGGAGCCGTCCTCGATCACCAGGACCGTCTTGACGTTCGGGGTGTCCGGCAAGACGTTGGCGACCCGGTCGGAGTACTGGCGTTCGTGGACGAGCGCCACCATGTCGGAGTTGTCGAACAGGTAGCGCAGCTCGGCCTCGACGTAGCGGAAGTTGACGTTGACGATGATCGCGCCGGCCTTCACCACGGCCAGCATCGCGATGACGATCTCGTTGCGGTTGCGGCAGTAGAGTCCGACCTTGTCGTCCTTCTTGACGCCCTGGTCGATCAGGTAGTGGGCGAGGCGGTTGGCCTTCTCCTCTAGTTGGGCGTAGGTGAGCTGGTCGTCGCCGCAGATGAGGGCGACACGGTCGGGCACAGCGTCGATGGCGTGCTCGGCAAGATCGGCAATATTCAGGGCCACGGCACCAAATTAGAACGTGTTACATTTCCTGACAAGTTCATGCTCGATGTCGAGGGAGAGGCAGTAGCCGTGGCCGAGTCACCAGCAAACGAGGAAACCGGGCCTTCGGAAGCAGATGCGTTGGTGGAACAGCGTGGTCACACATTGATTGTCACGTTGAATCGGCCGCACGCACGCAACGCCCTGAGCACCGAAATGATGGAAATCATGGTGCAGGCCTGGGACCGCGTCGACAACGACGACGACATCCGCTGCTGCATCCTGACCGGTGCCGGTGGCTACTTCTGCGCGGGCATGGATCTCAAGGCAGCAACCAAGAAGCCGCCGGGCGATTCCTTCAAGGACGGCAGCTACGACCCGTCGCGCATCGACGCGCTGCTCAAAGGCCGCCGGCTGAAGAAGCCACTGATCGCCGCGGTCGAGGGCCCCGCGATCGCGGGCGGCACCGAAATCCTGCAGGGCACCGACATCCGCATCGCCGGCGAGAGCGCCAAGTTCGGCATCTCCGAGGCCAAGTGGAGCCTCTACCCGATGGGCGGCTCCGCCGTGCGGCTGGTGCGGCAAATCCCATACACGGTGGCGTGCGACCTGCTGCTGACCGGGCGGCACATCACCGCCGCCGAAGCCAAGGAGATGGGCCTGATCGGGTATCTGGTGCCCGACGGGCAGGCGCTGACCAAGGCGCTAGAGATCGCCGAGCTGATATCGGCTAACGGCCCGCTGGCCGTGCAGGCAATCCTGCAGGCGATTCGCGAGACCGAGGGCATGCACGAGAACGAGGCGTTCAAGATCGACACCCAGATCGGAATCAAGGTGTTCTTGTCCGACGACGCCAAGGAAGGCCCCCGCGCGTTCGCCGAGAAGCGCAAGCCGCAGTTCAAAAACCGCTAGCCCTCCTGTTGCGCCGAACGTGAAGCCCTTGCGAAAAGCGGGGCCGATCTTCGCAACCAATTCACTTTCGGCGGCGCTGTCGGACCTTCACGACAAACTGCTAAGCCGTGACGGGACCACTCATCATCGGCAGCGAAGCAACGGCGAAGGGTACGTTGACGCCCTACCAGCTGCGAAGCAGCTATACAGCGATACACCCCGATGTCTACGTCCCTACCGGCACGGAGCTCACCGCAACACAGCGCGCTTACGCCGCCTGGCTGTGGTCGAAACGGCGAGGTGTTATCGCCGGACAATCGGCTTCGGCACTGCATGGCGCGAAGTGGGTGGATCACCGGAAACCGGCCCAGCTGCTCTACCAAAACCGCCATCCCCCGAAAGGCATTGTTACCTGGTCCGATCGCTTCGCACCCCACGAGGTCCAGTTGATCCGCGGCGTACAGGTAACAACTCCCGCGCGCACAGCTTTCGATCTCGCCAGCCACTATCCATTGGGTAAGGCAGTCGCCGCCATCGACGCCCTCGCCCGCGCCACTAGGCTCAGGCCCGCCGATGCCGAGCTATTGGCCGACCGCTATCGGGGCCACCGAAACATCAGGCGAGCGCGTCAAGCGCTGGCCCTCGTCAACCCGGGTGCGGAGTCACCGCAAGAGACTTGGCTGCGATTGCTGGTCGTCGAGGCGGGCTACCCGACACCACAGACCCAGATTCCGGTCTACGGCCCGTTTGGTGAGCTGGTCGGGATAGTCGACATGGGTTGGGAGGAGCGCAAACTCGCGCTCGAGTACGAGGGCGACCACCATCGGACGAATCGCCGAGTTTTCAACAACGACATCGCGCGCCACGAAACGATGACGACAGACCTTGGCTGGATCGTCATCAGGGTCACAGCAGAAGACACGCGGGGCGGTGTCCTAAGGCGTCTAGGCGCCGCCTGGGCTCGCCGAACGTGAATCCACTGCGAAAAATAGCCAAAAATATCGCAGCTGATTCACGTTCGGCGCAGGGCGGGTCAGCCCAGCGGCGCGGAAGGGGTGAACGCCACCGGCATCTTCTCTAGGCCGGAAACGAAGTTCGCCGGCCGCAGCGGCAGATCGGCGCCCGAGGCGAGCCGCAGGTCCGGGAGGCGCTGCAGCAGCCGCGTCTGCATGATCGACAGCTCCAGGCGGGCCAGCTGGTTGCCGAGGCAGAAGTGCGTGCCGAAGCCGAACGCGAGGTGGTTGTTCGGGTAGCGCTCGATGTCGAAGCTCTCCGGGTCGGTGAACACCTTCTCGTCGAAGTTCGCCGACTCGAACAGCAGGATCATCTTTTCGCCCTGATGCAGCTGGGTGCCGTGGAACTCGGTGTCCGCGGTAACCGTGCGGGCCATGTTCTTCACCGGCGCGGTCCAGCGCAGCATCTCTTCGATCGCGTTGGGCAGCAGCGCCAGATCCTTGACCAAGCGCTGGTGCTGATCGGGATGCAGCAGCAGCTGCCGCGTCCCGCCGGACAGCGTGTGGCGGGTGGTCTCGTCGCCACCGATCAGCAGCAGCAGCACCTCGGTGACGATCTGGTGGTCCTCGAGCCGGGAGCCTTCGACCTCCGCGTGCACCAGCACGCTGACCAGGTCGTCGGTCGGTTGCTCCTTGCGCGCCGCGATCATGCCCATCATGTATTCGCTGTAGGCGGCGAAGGCATCCATGGTGACCTGCATATCCGCTTCGGCCGCGGTGCTGCTCAACGCGCCGACCAGCTCGTCGGACCACTTGAGGAACATCGAGCGCTCCTCGGGAAGCACCCCCAGCATGTCCCCGATGACCGCCATCGGCAGCGGCGCGGCGAGGTCCCACACGAAGTCACACTCGCCGCGCTCGCATACCGCGTCGATCAGCGTGTCACACAGCGAAATGATCTTGGCCTCTTGGTCTTTCACCCGTTTGCGGGTGAAGCCATAGTTGACGAGCTTGCGCCGCAACAGGTGTTGCGGGTCGTCCATCTCGATCATCATCTCGACGCCGGGCTGGTCGGGTCGAATCCCGCCGGCGTTAGAGAACAGCTCGGGCTTACGTTCGGCCTCGATGACGGCCTGATACGTCGACGCGGCGGCGAGCCCGTTGCGGTCGCGGAACACCGGCTCGTTCTCGCGCATCCAGCGGTAGACCGGCCGGTAGTCACCCGCGTAGAAGGTCCCGTCGGTCAGGTCGACGTCGGGTCTGGTCGCTACGGTGGTCATGAAATCTCCCTGGCATCGCCGAATGTCATTTGTACTTGGTCAGCAGAACTGGACAACAAAGCGCGCTTCGGAAGGCCCAGCGACGCTAACTCTTTCGCGTACGGATGATCACCAAGCGTGACACGCACTCCGCCGAATCGGGTGTGCACGCCGTCCAGCGTGTGTTCGAACGCGGTTTCGCGGGTGACCCCGTCGCGGTGCGAGTAGCTGCGCTGCGCTTGCTGGCGCGGGGTCAGCCGGAAGGGCAGGCCGCGACGGAATTCCATGCCGATCACCTTCTGGCCGTCAACGGTGCATTCGAAAGCAAACTGGCGGTCCTCGCGAATCGTGAAGTCCGCCATGACTTTCGGGTAGCCCCAGATCTTGGTGCCGGCCTCCAACGTGAACGACTGGTCGACGGGCAGGTGGTGGATGAAGGCGCCGGCGTCCTGCAGCGCACGCGGGCCGCTTGCATGCGAACCGGGTGGATTGACCATCACGCTGGTGCCGAATTCGTAGTACTTGCCGAGGTCGCCGTCGATGTAGTGCATCAGCATCAACACGACGATCGCGCGCCCGGGCAGATAGCGGCAGACCCGCAGGCCGCTGTAGTCGATCAGGTGCTGCGCGGCGTCGGCATCGACGGAGAACATCGCCATATGCTGGTTTGCCGAGCGGATCCGCACCGGCATGGTGATCACCGTGCCCGCGATGGTGTGCTGCGAGGCTGTCATCGGGCCAATCTAGAACGTGTTCTTGACAACTAGCAAGAACTGTCTACACAAGCGTGCCGAGCTCGCGGACCTGCTCGGCATTGCGGCCGTTCACCACCATCATGGTGACCCCGGCCGCTTCCCAGACCTTCACCTGCTTACGGACGTAGTCCACGTCGCCGACGATCGCCGCGTCGTCGACCAGTTCGTCCGGGATGATCTGGGCGGCTCGTTCTTTGCCGTCCTTGCGTCCACTGCGGAAGAGCTTCGTGACGTCGTCGACCACCTCGGAGTAGCCCATCCGGCGGTAGACGTCGGCGTGGAAGTTGGTGTCCTCGGCGCCCATGCCGCCCATGTACAGCGCGAGGTAGGGCTTCATGCCCGCGAAGGCGGCGCTGCGGTCATCGGTGATGACGACCGTGGCCGTCGCGCAGATCTCGAAGTCCGCACGGCTGCGGCGCGCGCCGGGGCGAGCGAACCCCTCGTCGAGCCATTCGTTGTAGGTGTCGGCCATCCGCGGCGTGTAGAAGATCGGCAGCCAGCCGTCGCAGATCTCGGCGGCCAGCGCGACGTTCTTCGGGCCCTCGGCGCCCAGCATGATCGGGATGTCGGCGCGCAGCGGGTGGGTGATGGGCTTGAGGGGCTTACCCAGGCCGGTGGTCCCAGCGCCGGTCAGTGGCAACGGGTAGTGCGGCCCGTCGCTAGTCACCGGCGCCTCGCGGGCCCACACCTGCCGGAGGATGTCGATGTATTCGCGGGTGCGGGCCAGCGGCTTGGGAAACGACTGGCCGTACCAGCCCTCCACCACCTGCGGCCCGGACACGCCGAGCCCGAGGATGTGCCGGCCCCCGGACAGGTGATCGAGCGTCAGCGCGGCCATCGCGCAGGCCGTCGGGGTGCGGGCGGACAGCTGGATCACCGATGTGCCCAGCCGCAGCCGCCGCGTCGACGAGCCCCACCACGCCAGCGGCGTGTAGGCATCGGATCCCCACGCCTCGGCGGTGAACACGGCGTCGAAGCCGGCGTCCTCGGCGGCGGCGACGAGCTCCGCGTGGTTCTCCGGGGCGTGGGCGCCCCAATATCCCAGCTGCAGTCCGAGCTTCATCGCTGCCTCCTCGACCCGATGTTGAATCCGTTCTTAGAACCTGTTCTACTCGATGGCGTGACAGCCAGTTCGAGCGGCCCGACCCTGATGGATCACCCTGAGCCGCCCCTCTCCGCGCCACTGACCTTGGCCTTCGACTACACCCGTTCAGTCGGCACCACGCTGAGCAAGTTCTTCACCGCACTGCGCGAGCGCCGCGTGCTCGGGGTGCGCGGATCGGACGGTCGGGTGCACGTACCGCCGCCCGAATACGACCCCGTGACCTACGAGCCGCTGGGCGAGATGGTACCGGTGTCGGCCGTCGGCACCGTCGTGTCCTGGACCTGGCAACCCGAGCCGTTGGAAGGCCAGCCGCTGGACCGGCCGTTCGCGTGGGCGCTGATCAAGCTCGACGGCGCCGACACCCCGCTGATGCACGCGGTCGACGTTGGCGAGCCGGACAAGATCCGCACCGGCGCGCGGGTGCACGTGCACTGGGCCGACGAAACGGTGGGCGCCATCACCGACATCGCCTACTTCGTGCCCGGCGAGGACGCCGAGCCGGAGGGGCCCGCCAGCGATCAGGACCCGGTCACCATGATCGTCACGCCGGTCTCGCTGACGATCCAGCACAGCGCCTCGCACGAGGAGAGCGCGTATTTGCGGGCCATCGCCGAGGGCAGGCTGCTCGGCGCCAAGACGGGCGAAAACGGCAAGGTGTACTTCCCGCCGCACGGCGCCGACCCGGCCACCGGCCTGCCCACCACCGACTTCGTCGAACTGCCCGACAAGGGCGTCGTGACGACGTTCGCGATCATCAACATCCCGTTCCAGGGCCAGCGCATCAAGCCGCCGTACGTGGCGGCCTACGTGCTGCTCGACGGCGCCGACATCCCGTTCCTGCACCTGGTCGCCGACATCGACGCGCACGAGGTGCGGATGGGCATGCGCGTCGAGGCGGTGTGGCGGCCCCGCGAGGAGTGGGGTTTCGGCATCGACAACATCGAGTACTTCCGGCCCACCGGTGAACCGGACGCCGACTACGACACCTACAAGCACCACCTGTAAAGGGTTTACCTGCACATGAGCGAACGCAATGTTGCGGTCGTCGGCTTCGCCCACGCCCCGCATGTCCGCCGCACCGACGGCACCACCAACGGGGTCGAGATGCTGATACCGTGCTTCGCCCAGCTGTACCAGGAGCTGGGCATCTCCCGGACCGACATTGGTTTCTGGTGTTCGGGCTCGTCGGATTACCTTGCGGGACGGGCGTTTTCGTTCATCTCGGCGATCGACTCGATCGGCGCGGTGCCGCCGATCAACGAATCGCACGTCGAGATGGACGCCGCGTGGGCCCTCTACGAGGCCTACATCAAGATCCTGACCGGTGAGGTCGACACCGCGCTGGTGTACGGCTTCGGCAAATCCTCGGCCGGGGTGCTGCGCCAGATCCTGTCGCGCCAAACCGATCCCTACACGGTCGCGCCGCTGTGGCCGGACTCGGTGTCGATGGCCGGGCTGCAGGCCCGCGTGGGCCTGGACTCCGGCAAGTGGACGGAGACGCAGATGGCCCGCGTCGCGTTCGATTCCTTCGCCAACGCGCGCCGAGTCGACTCGGTCGAGCCGCCGATCAACTTCGACGATCTGCTCGAACGGCCGTACTTCGCCGACCCGCTGCGGCGGCACGACATCGCACCGATCACCGACGGCGCCGCCGCCATCGTGCTCGCCGCCGACGACCGGGCCCGCGAGTTGCGCGAAAACCCGGCCTGGATCACCGGAATCGAGCACCGCATCGAAACCCCGGTGCTGGGAGCGCGCGACCTGACCGCTTCTGCCTCGACAACGGTGGCGACCAAGATAGCCACCGGCGGCAACACCGCAGACCTCGACGTTGCCGAGATCCACGCTCCGTTCACCCATCAGCACCTGATCATCGCGGAGGCCATCCGGATACCGGGCAAGACGGCCGTCAACCCGTCGGGAGGCGCGCTGGCGGCCAATCCGATGTTCACCGCGGGTCTCGAGCGCATCGGCTTTGCCGCACAACACATTTGGAACGGCTCCGCGCAGCGGGTGCTGGCGCACGCCACCAGCGGGCCTGCGCTGCAACAGAACCTGGTGGCGGTCATGGAAGGAAAAAACTAATGGCCGGTGCAGGAGCGCACCTCGCGGCGGTACTGGGTACCGGGCAGACCAAGTATGTAGCCAAGCGCAAGGACGTTTCGATGAACGGCCTGGTGCGCGAGGCGATCGACCGGGCGCTGGAAGACTCCGGTTCGACCTTCGACGACATCGACGCGGTCGTGGTCGGCAAGGCGCCGGACTTCTTCGAGGGTGTGATGATGCCGGAGCTGTTCATGGCCGACGCCATGGGCGCCACCGGCAAGCCGCTGATCCGCGTGCACACCGCCGGTTCGGTCGGCGGATCCACCGCAATCGTGGCGGCCAGCCTGGTGCAGTCGGGCAAGTACCGGCGAGTGCTGGCGATGGCCTGGGAGAAGCAGTCGGAATCAAATGCCATGTGGGCGTTGTCGATTCCCATCCCGTTCATCAAGCCCGTCGGCGCGGGCGCGGGGGGCTACTTCGCACCGCACGTGCGGTCGTACATCCGCCGTTCCGGCGCCCCGTTGAACATCGGCGCCATGGTCGCGGTCAAGGACCGGCTCAATGGCGCCCGCAACCCGCTGGCGCATCTGCAGCAGTCCGACATCACCGTCGAGAAGGTGATGGAGTCGCCCATGCTGTGGGACCCGATCCGCTACGACGAAACCTGCCCCTCCTCCGACGGCGCAGCCGCGATGGTGATCGGCAACGAGGAGGCCGCCGAAGCCCGGCTGGCACAAGGACATCCGGTGGCCTGGGTGCACGCCACCGCGCTGCGCACCGAGCCGCTGCAGTTCTCCGGGCGGGACCAAGTCAACCCGCAGGCAAGCCGCGACGCGGCCGCCGCGCTGTGGAAAGCGGCCGGCATCACCAGTCCCATCGACGAGATCGACGCCGCCGAGATCTACGTGCCGTTCTCGTGGTTTGAGCCAATGTGGTTGGAAAGCCTGGGATTTGCGCCCGAGGGCGAGGGCTGGAAGCTCACCGAGGCCGGCGAGACCAAGATCGGAGGACGGATCCCGGTCAACGCGTCCGGGGGTGTGCTCTCGTCGAACCCGATCGGCGCGTCGGGCCTGATCCGGTTCGCCGAGTCGGCTATTCAGGTGATGGGCAAGGGCGGCGACCATCAGGTCCCCGGCGCGCGAAAAGCGTTGGGGCACGCCTACGGCGGGGGCTCCCAGTACTACTCCATGTGGGTGGTCAGCTCCGACAAGCCGGTCAAGGCATGAATCTGGCCCACGAGGCCGGCCGCCGCTCGCGCGAGGCGGTCATCGCCCGGGACAAGGAAGCCTGGTTGGCGGTGTTCACCGACGACGCGATCGTCGAGGACCCCATCGGGCCGTCGGCGTTGGACCCCGAGGGCAAGGGCCACCGGGGCCGCGACGCGATATCGGCCTTCTGGGACAAGGCCATTGCCCCCACCGACAAGATCGAGTTCGTCTTCCGCGACACCTATCAATGCGGTCTTGAGGAAGCGAACGTCGGGCACATCCTCATCACGACGGGCGATTACCAGACCACCGCCGAGGGCGTGTTCACCTACAAAGCCAACGACGAGGGCAAGATGGTCGCGTTGCGTGCGTACTGGGAGATGGACCGCGCCGTCGCGAACACTCGGAAGGTCTAGCGCGCCCCGACAAGGTTCTACCCGCTTCGACGCCTTCGGTCATCCTGGATTGAAAAAACGCTGTGCCCTAGTCCTTTTCGATTGCGATCAGACCGGCACGACGTCCACCAGGTCGCCGAGGCCGTCAAAGTCGTGGGCGTTGCGGGTGTAAAGCCGTGCAGCGTGAGCGTGGGCGGTCGCAGCTATAAGCAGGTCCATTGACCGCGCGCGCGACTGACGTCCCACGTCAACGACGGCAGCCGCCACCTGGCCGTAGCTAGCTGCTACGGCGTCATCTACAGGTAGCGCGTCGAACTTACGCTGAGCGACCAGCAGGCGCCGCAGCCGCTCCGAGCGCACCTTTTGTTCGTGCGCCACCAGAACCCCGAAGTGCAGTTCGGCCAATGTGATTGCGCTGATAGCCAACTCGCCGTCAAGGGGCTCGACCTCCGTCGCAATGACCACACTGGTGTCTAAAACCGCTCTCACTGCTCTATCCACGGGTCGCGTATGTCCTGGGCGATCGACTCACGGTCGGCATTCCACGCGGGATCCGCGGGCCCGGCGAACAATTCGGACACCTCGGCCCACCTCCTCCAGGTTCGAGAAGCCGGAGGTGCAAGCCGGGCCGCCGGGCGGCCGGCCACGGTGATGGTGATCTCCTCCCCGTCCCCGGCGCGGCGCACCAGATCGGAGGCTTTCTGGCGAAGTTCGCGCAATCCAACCGTCGACATTTGACGATGGTAGCACCTGTATAACAGGTGCTACCATCGATCAGATTAATCGGGGCGCACCGACGGCGCACCCGGTCCCGGGTGCCGGTCCAACAGCAAAAGATCCCATGCTCATTTCGGACCGACACCCGCAGTCTCGCGCCTGACGCTCGCCTCGCTAGATCGGCTCCAGTCCGGCCAAATGCCGTTGCGCCAAGTCGCGGTAGGCGGCCGGATTGAGGTTGACCCACATTTCGGCGCCCGTTCCGGCCACCGGCCCCTTCACCTTGGCCGGCGAGCCGACCGCCAGCATCCCGGCCGGTATCTGGGTGCCGGCCAGCACCAACGACCCGGCCGCGATCAAACTGCGCGCCCCGATCACCGCTCCGTCGAGGACGGTGGCGTGGTTGGCGATCAGCGCCTCGGACCCGACGTGGACGCCGTGGATGACACACAGGTGCGCCACCGTGGCGCCGGGGCCGATATCCACCGGGATGCCCGGCGGCGCGTGCAACACCGATCCGTCCTGCACGTTGGCGCCTTCCCGCACCACGATCGGCCCGTAGTCGCCGCGCAGCACGGCGTTGAACCAAATCGATGCCCCGGCCTCGACCACCACGTCACCGATCAGCGTGGCGGTCGGGGCCACAAAGGCCGTGGGATCGATCCGCGGAGCCCGACCCTCGAAAGCAAACAGCGGCATCAATTACATATACCGCATCATGCATATACCGTGGCCAGCCCCGCTGTCATTGCGCTGGGTGGCCCAAAAACTGTAACGTGTTCTAGTTAGAGGTCCACTAGCTGGTTGGAGGCGAAGCTTTGAGTACCGACACCCACGAGACGGGAGCTGTCGGCATCCGGGAGATCGATCCCGGCGCCCTGCCGACGCGCTATGCCCGGGGCTGGCATTGCCTGGGCGTCGCGAACGAATTCCTGGACGGCAAACCGCATTCAATTCAGGC is from Mycobacterium conspicuum and encodes:
- a CDS encoding nuclear transport factor 2 family protein codes for the protein MNLAHEAGRRSREAVIARDKEAWLAVFTDDAIVEDPIGPSALDPEGKGHRGRDAISAFWDKAIAPTDKIEFVFRDTYQCGLEEANVGHILITTGDYQTTAEGVFTYKANDEGKMVALRAYWEMDRAVANTRKV
- a CDS encoding Zn-ribbon domain-containing OB-fold protein, whose amino-acid sequence is MTASSSGPTLMDHPEPPLSAPLTLAFDYTRSVGTTLSKFFTALRERRVLGVRGSDGRVHVPPPEYDPVTYEPLGEMVPVSAVGTVVSWTWQPEPLEGQPLDRPFAWALIKLDGADTPLMHAVDVGEPDKIRTGARVHVHWADETVGAITDIAYFVPGEDAEPEGPASDQDPVTMIVTPVSLTIQHSASHEESAYLRAIAEGRLLGAKTGENGKVYFPPHGADPATGLPTTDFVELPDKGVVTTFAIINIPFQGQRIKPPYVAAYVLLDGADIPFLHLVADIDAHEVRMGMRVEAVWRPREEWGFGIDNIEYFRPTGEPDADYDTYKHHL
- a CDS encoding type II toxin-antitoxin system Phd/YefM family antitoxin, which encodes MSTVGLRELRQKASDLVRRAGDGEEITITVAGRPAARLAPPASRTWRRWAEVSELFAGPADPAWNADRESIAQDIRDPWIEQ
- a CDS encoding thiolase domain-containing protein gives rise to the protein MSERNVAVVGFAHAPHVRRTDGTTNGVEMLIPCFAQLYQELGISRTDIGFWCSGSSDYLAGRAFSFISAIDSIGAVPPINESHVEMDAAWALYEAYIKILTGEVDTALVYGFGKSSAGVLRQILSRQTDPYTVAPLWPDSVSMAGLQARVGLDSGKWTETQMARVAFDSFANARRVDSVEPPINFDDLLERPYFADPLRRHDIAPITDGAAAIVLAADDRARELRENPAWITGIEHRIETPVLGARDLTASASTTVATKIATGGNTADLDVAEIHAPFTHQHLIIAEAIRIPGKTAVNPSGGALAANPMFTAGLERIGFAAQHIWNGSAQRVLAHATSGPALQQNLVAVMEGKN
- a CDS encoding type II toxin-antitoxin system VapC family toxin, encoding MDRAVRAVLDTSVVIATEVEPLDGELAISAITLAELHFGVLVAHEQKVRSERLRRLLVAQRKFDALPVDDAVAASYGQVAAAVVDVGRQSRARSMDLLIAATAHAHAARLYTRNAHDFDGLGDLVDVVPV
- a CDS encoding gamma carbonic anhydrase family protein → MPLFAFEGRAPRIDPTAFVAPTATLIGDVVVEAGASIWFNAVLRGDYGPIVVREGANVQDGSVLHAPPGIPVDIGPGATVAHLCVIHGVHVGSEALIANHATVLDGAVIGARSLIAAGSLVLAGTQIPAGMLAVGSPAKVKGPVAGTGAEMWVNLNPAAYRDLAQRHLAGLEPI
- a CDS encoding thiolase domain-containing protein is translated as MAGAGAHLAAVLGTGQTKYVAKRKDVSMNGLVREAIDRALEDSGSTFDDIDAVVVGKAPDFFEGVMMPELFMADAMGATGKPLIRVHTAGSVGGSTAIVAASLVQSGKYRRVLAMAWEKQSESNAMWALSIPIPFIKPVGAGAGGYFAPHVRSYIRRSGAPLNIGAMVAVKDRLNGARNPLAHLQQSDITVEKVMESPMLWDPIRYDETCPSSDGAAAMVIGNEEAAEARLAQGHPVAWVHATALRTEPLQFSGRDQVNPQASRDAAAALWKAAGITSPIDEIDAAEIYVPFSWFEPMWLESLGFAPEGEGWKLTEAGETKIGGRIPVNASGGVLSSNPIGASGLIRFAESAIQVMGKGGDHQVPGARKALGHAYGGGSQYYSMWVVSSDKPVKA